A genomic window from Triticum urartu cultivar G1812 chromosome 7, Tu2.1, whole genome shotgun sequence includes:
- the LOC125524501 gene encoding uncharacterized protein LOC125524501 — translation MQQREARRGDQGTSLRRSGNQRQPMRGQGNTTMVGTPRRQPSTMEEHTTTNQGPNRGNNTIGGNAPSWGGGGHQSNPQAQVHHTIIAPSLQTSTMGLNAPSLSGGVRSLIMQGHHTHIASTPENNTTTDASTVGPENRAIHVPDENPRGES, via the exons ATGCAGCAGAGAGAGGCGAGGAGGGGAGATCAGGGCACAAGCCTAAGGCGCAGCGGCAATCAGCGCCAGCCTATGCGTGGTC AGGGAAATACAACAATGGTAGGTACTCCAAGGCGACAACCTTCAACCATGGAAGAACATACTACTACCAACCAAGGTCCCAATCGTGGGAACAACACAATAG GGGGAAATGCTCCATCCTGGGGTGGAGGTGGCCATCAGAGCAACCCCCAAGCTCAAGTTCATCACACCATTATAGCCCCATCCCTCCAAACCAGCACAATGG GGTTGAATGCGCCATCGTTGAGTGGAGGTGTGCGTTCTCTCATCATGCAGGGTCATCATACACACATAGCATCAACTCCTGAGAATAACACAACAACCG ATGCATCAACCGTTGGACCAGAAAACAGAGCTATCCATGTGCCCGATGAAAATCCGCGTGGCGAG TCATGA